A region of Stegostoma tigrinum isolate sSteTig4 chromosome 3, sSteTig4.hap1, whole genome shotgun sequence DNA encodes the following proteins:
- the rfk gene encoding riboflavin kinase: MRSLPYFCRGEVVRGFGRGSRELGIRTANFPDSVVDNLPGDITTGIYYGWACVGHGDVHKMVMSIGWNPYYKNTKKSMETHIIHTFKEDFYGEILSIVIVGYIRAEKSFDSLDSLITAICNDISEAKEKLDLPEYQCMKDDNFFRSHENSIMNGH, translated from the exons ATGAGGAGTTTGCCGTATTTCTGCCGCGGGGAGGTGGTCCGAGGATTCGGCCGAGGCAGCAGAGAGCTGGGTATCCGCACAG CCAACTTCCCAGACAGTGTTGTAGACAACCTACCAGGCGACATCACTACTGGTATTTACTATGGCTGGGCCTGTGTTGGTCATGGAGATGTGCACAAAATGGTTATGAGCATTGGTTGGAACCCATActataaaaatacaaaaaaatctATG GAAACGCACATTATTCATACTTTCAAAGAAGATTTTTATGGCGAAATACTCAGCATAGTAATTGTTGGATACATCCGAGCAGAAAAGTCTTTTGATTCATTAG ATTCTCTAATTACAGCCATTTGCAATGATATTTCTGAAGCAAAGGAAAAGCTAGATCTGCCAGAATATCAGTGCATGAAGGATGACAACTTCTTCAGATCACATGAAAACAGTATAATGAATGGCCATTGA